In Paludisphaera rhizosphaerae, one DNA window encodes the following:
- a CDS encoding 1-phosphofructokinase family hexose kinase — protein MTLNPCLDKTLTVPAWKPGDSVRGRSVREVVGGKGNNVVRALKRLGQSAAPVTFLGGAVGERCRQLFGEEGMEPIAVATAAPTREILTVSTEGTADQSAFFDPDPAITPTEADELIAKADAALRQPGVEALTLSGSSPSPATHGVYSELISIAGARRVPVFLDTYGPSLDAIWGFWPTVVQMNRREAAMRLRKPAASDEDVFGLLREWSRRGVAWGVVTDGPGAVFARMGDVLLGATPPQIEVKNPIGSGDSMLAGLVDARLRGMDPESALRRAVACAAANASVWDAGAIDPELVARLESEIEIEVEAA, from the coding sequence GTGACTCTCAATCCGTGCCTCGATAAGACACTGACGGTTCCTGCCTGGAAGCCGGGCGATTCCGTCCGAGGCCGGTCTGTTCGCGAGGTTGTCGGCGGCAAGGGGAACAACGTCGTTCGGGCGTTGAAGCGACTGGGCCAGTCGGCTGCGCCGGTGACGTTCCTCGGCGGGGCCGTGGGCGAAAGATGCCGGCAACTGTTCGGCGAAGAGGGGATGGAGCCGATCGCCGTCGCAACGGCTGCGCCGACGCGGGAGATCCTGACCGTTTCGACCGAGGGGACGGCCGACCAATCGGCCTTCTTCGACCCCGATCCGGCGATCACGCCGACTGAGGCCGACGAGTTGATCGCGAAGGCTGACGCCGCCTTGAGGCAGCCGGGCGTCGAGGCGCTGACGCTCTCAGGATCAAGCCCCTCTCCGGCGACGCATGGCGTTTACAGCGAGTTGATCTCGATAGCCGGCGCGCGACGGGTCCCCGTTTTCCTGGACACCTACGGTCCGTCGCTCGACGCAATCTGGGGCTTCTGGCCGACCGTCGTTCAGATGAACCGTCGCGAGGCCGCGATGCGTTTGCGCAAGCCTGCCGCGAGCGACGAGGACGTCTTCGGCCTGCTTCGGGAATGGAGTCGCCGCGGCGTCGCGTGGGGGGTCGTCACCGACGGCCCAGGCGCGGTCTTCGCTCGGATGGGGGACGTCCTCCTCGGGGCGACTCCTCCCCAGATCGAGGTCAAGAACCCGATCGGTTCGGGAGATTCGATGCTAGCCGGCCTGGTCGACGCCCGCCTGCGCGGAATGGATCCCGAGTCGGCCCTGCGTCGTGCCGTCGCCTGCGCGGCGGCCAATGCGTCGGTCTGGGACGCCGGCGCGATCGATCCGGAACTCGTCGCCCGGTTGGAGTCCGAGATCGAGATCGAAGTCGAGGCCGCCTGA
- a CDS encoding FtsX-like permease family protein has product MAGSFLGMRNPPLAFRNVVHGGKRSLAAISGAAFSLVMVLLQLGFLQAVKITATNNFEVLDFDVLLTSKRFEQFYGPGFLPLERLRQARNVSAVESAAPLYATFVLWRCPPFPLDHPPDDTAPKPGAFARWLGGARTPRALQRRQLYAMGFDLDQIPFKSPIRDSIEANRAKLRMENRVLLNSRSHPDFGWELRDRYHDWELEDTAVSVVGGFDMLRGFAADSVVLLKADDFVRICGYDSRETTNFGLLKVKPGTIDEAVASLRQALPDDVLVTSRDDALAREVDHWVNQTSTGKLFAIGVLVAMIVAAVVVYQVLSNDVREHMPEYATLRAMGYSTLRLAGILIFQAVLYMLISFVIAVLISLMVYAATESLAGIPMVLTYRNLGLTFGLAMAVGLISGALTVNRLRLADPAELF; this is encoded by the coding sequence GTGGCGGGCTCGTTCCTTGGGATGCGAAATCCGCCGCTGGCGTTTCGGAACGTCGTCCATGGCGGCAAGCGGTCGCTCGCGGCGATTTCGGGCGCGGCGTTCTCACTGGTGATGGTCTTGCTCCAGCTTGGCTTTCTCCAGGCCGTCAAGATCACGGCGACGAACAACTTCGAAGTGCTGGACTTCGACGTGCTTCTGACCTCGAAACGATTCGAGCAGTTCTATGGGCCGGGGTTCCTGCCGCTGGAACGTTTGCGGCAGGCTCGGAACGTGTCGGCCGTTGAGTCGGCGGCGCCGCTTTACGCGACGTTCGTCCTCTGGCGCTGTCCCCCGTTCCCGCTCGACCACCCGCCGGACGATACGGCCCCCAAGCCGGGCGCATTCGCCCGCTGGTTGGGCGGAGCGCGGACGCCGAGGGCCCTCCAGCGTCGGCAGCTTTACGCGATGGGCTTCGACCTCGATCAGATCCCGTTCAAGTCGCCGATCCGCGACTCGATCGAAGCGAATCGGGCCAAGCTGCGCATGGAAAATCGAGTCCTGCTCAACTCGCGTTCGCACCCCGACTTTGGTTGGGAGCTTCGCGACCGCTATCACGACTGGGAACTTGAGGACACCGCGGTTTCAGTCGTCGGCGGCTTCGACATGCTCAGAGGCTTCGCGGCGGATTCGGTCGTGCTTCTCAAAGCCGACGACTTCGTTCGAATCTGCGGCTACGACTCGCGCGAAACGACGAACTTCGGCCTGCTGAAGGTGAAGCCCGGGACCATCGACGAGGCCGTGGCGAGCCTTCGGCAGGCGCTTCCGGACGACGTGCTGGTCACCTCCCGCGACGATGCGCTGGCGCGCGAGGTGGACCACTGGGTGAACCAGACCTCGACCGGCAAGCTGTTCGCGATCGGAGTCCTGGTGGCGATGATCGTGGCGGCGGTGGTCGTCTATCAGGTCCTCTCGAACGACGTCCGCGAGCACATGCCCGAATATGCGACGTTGCGAGCGATGGGCTATTCAACGCTCCGACTGGCGGGAATTCTCATCTTCCAGGCGGTTCTCTACATGCTGATCTCGTTTGTGATCGCAGTCCTGATCAGCCTGATGGTCTACGCGGCGACCGAATCACTGGCCGGCATCCCCATGGTGCTGACCTATCGCAACCTGGGGCTCACCTTCGGGCTGGCGATGGCGGTCGGCCTGATCTCGGGCGCCCTCACGGTGAACCGACTCCGGCTCGCCGATCCGGCCGAACTCTTCTGA
- a CDS encoding acyl-CoA thioesterase: MGEDGVMAELLADYRVVVELPVQWGEQDALGHVNHVNYFRWYETSRIVYAEKVGLMDLHRGERVGPILASVANDYRRQLVFPDTVHVGVRVTRIGVASISLEHKIFSRSQRALAAEGTSTLVVFDYNAQKPTRVPDAIRAAIEAMEGREFPRS; the protein is encoded by the coding sequence ATGGGCGAAGACGGGGTCATGGCGGAGCTGCTGGCGGACTATCGCGTCGTCGTCGAACTTCCTGTTCAATGGGGCGAGCAGGACGCGCTTGGCCACGTCAACCACGTCAACTACTTCCGATGGTATGAGACGTCCCGGATCGTCTATGCGGAGAAGGTCGGCCTGATGGACCTGCATCGGGGCGAGCGGGTCGGTCCCATTCTGGCGTCGGTGGCCAACGACTATCGCCGTCAGCTCGTCTTCCCGGACACAGTCCACGTCGGCGTCCGCGTGACGCGAATCGGCGTGGCGAGCATCTCGCTCGAACATAAAATTTTCAGTCGATCGCAACGGGCCCTCGCCGCCGAGGGGACCTCGACGCTGGTCGTCTTCGACTACAACGCCCAGAAGCCGACGCGCGTCCCCGACGCGATCCGAGCGGCCATCGAGGCGATGGAAGGACGCGAGTTCCCCCGATCATGA
- a CDS encoding gamma-glutamyl-gamma-aminobutyrate hydrolase family protein gives MNNRPLIGINMDLRASVKSRTPHSLTPTGYYDALLTAGALPIMIPPFTRESDMLPILDRLDGVVLTGGDDLDPRKMGLAPHPSVNVMCERRELSDRLLCKLIQQEKVPTLGIGLGMQELNVVAGGGLFVHLPEDLPKCIPHFDPHGGAHRHTVVMRPKTRLAEIYGPGEIRVSSYHHMGVRKLAQPFRISALAPDGLIEAYEGKDPSWWVVGVQWHPENEGHISLDMQLIEAFVEASVGFRSAPTLSRVG, from the coding sequence ATGAACAACCGACCCCTCATCGGCATCAACATGGATCTCCGGGCTTCGGTCAAGAGCCGCACTCCTCACAGCCTCACGCCGACGGGCTACTACGACGCCCTGCTGACCGCCGGCGCCCTACCGATCATGATCCCGCCGTTCACGCGGGAGAGCGACATGCTGCCGATCCTGGACAGGCTCGACGGCGTGGTCCTCACCGGCGGCGACGACCTTGACCCTCGCAAAATGGGCCTGGCGCCGCATCCGTCCGTCAACGTCATGTGCGAGCGCCGGGAGCTGTCCGACCGGCTCCTCTGCAAGCTCATCCAGCAGGAGAAGGTTCCGACCCTGGGCATCGGCCTGGGGATGCAGGAATTGAACGTGGTGGCCGGCGGCGGCCTCTTCGTCCACCTGCCGGAAGACCTGCCGAAGTGCATCCCTCACTTCGACCCCCACGGCGGCGCCCACCGGCACACCGTGGTGATGCGGCCCAAGACCCGCCTGGCCGAGATCTACGGCCCCGGGGAGATCCGCGTCAGCAGCTACCACCACATGGGCGTCCGCAAGCTCGCCCAGCCGTTCCGGATCTCGGCCCTCGCCCCGGACGGCCTGATCGAGGCTTACGAAGGCAAGGACCCGAGCTGGTGGGTCGTCGGCGTCCAGTGGCACCCTGAGAACGAGGGTCACATCTCCCTCGACATGCAGCTCATCGAGGCCTTCGTTGAGGCTTCGGTCGGCTTCCGCAGCGCCCCGACGCTCTCCCGCGTCGGCTGA
- a CDS encoding HlyD family efflux transporter periplasmic adaptor subunit: MTLVDLLRDPGPPARLATVLIVGLAFAALSPTLSAQSSSGSPANGGIHALGRLEPATGLITVGSRPGQRIDEIKVAAGDQVAAGQVLAILEGRKQAEAQLALAELQKKKSDFEKQSHRGDASFQTSQARDQLVLERETFDRTNSLRLESATKVADLLRKTLDQATKLHDTLGGMIPDREKIEAEGRFVELQAKTHQAELDKQLLIVEKEQTLKKRSIEDARLAYENPELGDDNPDFQMADAQLTLAKAALADTQVVAPRAGKVLEVIAHAGEVGTGQLMLLGDVSAMVAVAEVFQSDVLRVKVGDPATVSILGQSFAGKVEAIGTVVGRNQAMNMDPRALKDVRVVKVRVTLDDPKTAARLVSMEAEVAITPSGGG, translated from the coding sequence ATGACGCTTGTCGACCTCTTGCGCGATCCCGGACCTCCTGCGCGGCTCGCGACGGTGCTCATCGTCGGCCTCGCTTTCGCGGCCCTTTCGCCGACTCTCTCCGCGCAGTCCTCGTCGGGATCACCCGCGAACGGCGGAATCCACGCGCTGGGCCGATTGGAGCCGGCGACCGGGTTGATCACCGTCGGCTCGCGACCCGGTCAACGGATCGACGAGATCAAGGTCGCCGCCGGGGATCAGGTGGCAGCCGGCCAAGTGCTGGCGATCCTCGAGGGCCGCAAGCAGGCCGAGGCTCAACTCGCCCTGGCCGAACTCCAGAAGAAGAAGTCCGACTTCGAGAAGCAGTCCCACCGAGGCGACGCCTCCTTCCAGACGAGCCAGGCCCGCGACCAACTCGTCCTGGAGCGTGAAACGTTCGACCGTACGAACAGCCTGCGGCTCGAATCCGCAACCAAGGTAGCCGACCTCTTAAGAAAGACGCTCGACCAGGCCACGAAGCTCCACGACACGCTCGGCGGCATGATCCCCGACCGCGAGAAGATCGAGGCCGAGGGCCGCTTCGTCGAGCTCCAGGCGAAGACGCATCAGGCCGAGCTCGACAAGCAACTGTTGATCGTGGAGAAGGAGCAAACGCTCAAGAAGCGGTCCATCGAGGACGCCCGGCTCGCCTATGAGAACCCCGAGTTGGGAGACGATAACCCGGACTTTCAGATGGCGGATGCCCAACTGACGCTCGCGAAAGCCGCGCTGGCCGATACGCAGGTCGTCGCACCGCGGGCTGGCAAGGTTCTGGAGGTGATCGCCCACGCCGGCGAGGTCGGCACGGGGCAACTGATGTTGCTGGGGGACGTCTCGGCGATGGTTGCGGTCGCGGAGGTCTTCCAGTCGGACGTGCTGCGGGTGAAGGTCGGCGACCCGGCGACGGTGTCGATCCTCGGCCAGAGCTTTGCGGGGAAGGTTGAGGCGATCGGAACGGTCGTCGGCCGGAACCAGGCGATGAACATGGATCCTCGCGCCTTGAAGGACGTGCGCGTGGTGAAGGTCCGCGTGACGCTTGACGATCCGAAGACGGCGGCTCGGCTCGTCAGCATGGAAGCCGAGGTCGCCATCACCCCGAGCGGGGGCGGCTGA
- a CDS encoding RNA polymerase sigma factor, which translates to MSTRRVASQFQTLFDSGVLSALPDPQLLDRFTRLGDREAFEALVGRHGPMVMGICRRVLGDASDADDAFQATFLVLIRRAPALRSDVVLAAWLHGVASKVARRARSDRARRSARERTAMDVEPAVEQTTADFALKAVVDEEVERLPWKYRVPVALCYLEGLTHEEAARRLEWPIGSVKGRLARAKTLLGSRLARRGVTAGVAAAAVDGLTEAAVSEASRRALVRAAERIAWGGSWKSVVSDRVVHLTGEVLTSMLLTKLKAAALLVAAIGLTATGVGFAAREGDAGPSEIPPASLLPPGAQARNESEQNVDARQPNKQKRINAPASPEDRYVDAARRAYLTVSEWHPQTLDLIDIVYRASRRLLDAQTTAARTPEARRTALTAHLDRMRTLSHKANEKGGVEAMPIAAEAHAMVAEAELWLARGGEAPREVDPPMPGSGDTGANEGDRNPRSKMMLKKLEEPIAMIFPNETPLEDILKYVKQATDAPNDDGLELYVDPQGLQEADKTLTSPVALEVEGVPLRRTLQLLLDQLGLVYFVEDGMVVITAAGRNSYGLKPTMAKSTPLDEEVGRAKRGELSTEELNALIEKMKLIQQVAELHHPTASRPTETPKSP; encoded by the coding sequence ATGAGCACCCGCCGGGTCGCCTCGCAATTCCAGACGCTGTTCGATTCAGGGGTCCTGAGCGCGTTGCCGGACCCTCAGTTGCTCGACCGGTTCACGCGGCTCGGCGATCGCGAGGCCTTCGAAGCGCTCGTCGGTCGGCACGGTCCGATGGTCATGGGAATCTGCCGACGCGTGCTGGGGGACGCTTCCGACGCCGACGACGCCTTCCAGGCCACGTTCCTGGTCCTCATCCGACGCGCCCCGGCTCTCCGTTCGGACGTCGTTCTGGCGGCCTGGCTGCACGGGGTCGCCTCGAAGGTTGCCCGGCGGGCCCGATCGGACCGGGCGCGGCGATCGGCTCGCGAGCGAACGGCCATGGACGTCGAACCAGCCGTCGAACAGACGACGGCCGATTTCGCGCTCAAGGCGGTCGTGGACGAGGAGGTCGAAAGGCTGCCGTGGAAGTACCGCGTCCCGGTCGCCCTCTGTTACCTGGAAGGTTTGACCCACGAGGAGGCCGCCCGCCGGCTGGAATGGCCGATCGGTTCGGTCAAGGGACGCCTGGCGCGGGCGAAAACCCTGCTCGGATCACGCCTGGCCCGCCGTGGCGTAACCGCGGGCGTCGCCGCGGCAGCCGTTGACGGACTGACCGAGGCCGCCGTTTCCGAAGCCTCTCGCCGCGCCCTGGTCCGCGCCGCGGAGCGGATCGCCTGGGGCGGATCGTGGAAATCCGTCGTTTCCGATCGCGTCGTCCACCTGACCGGGGAGGTCCTTACTTCGATGCTACTAACCAAACTGAAAGCCGCCGCATTGCTCGTCGCCGCCATCGGCCTGACCGCGACGGGCGTGGGCTTCGCCGCTCGCGAAGGTGACGCGGGCCCCTCGGAAATTCCTCCCGCTTCCCTTCTTCCTCCGGGTGCGCAGGCAAGGAACGAGTCCGAGCAAAACGTAGACGCTCGTCAACCCAACAAACAGAAGAGAATCAACGCGCCCGCATCACCCGAAGATCGCTACGTTGATGCCGCCCGCCGAGCGTACCTGACCGTGAGCGAGTGGCACCCGCAGACACTGGATCTGATCGATATCGTCTACCGCGCTTCGCGGCGACTTCTCGACGCCCAGACCACAGCGGCGAGAACGCCGGAGGCTCGGAGAACAGCCCTGACGGCACACTTGGACCGTATGAGGACCTTGTCCCACAAAGCCAACGAGAAGGGCGGCGTCGAGGCGATGCCAATCGCAGCCGAGGCACACGCGATGGTCGCCGAGGCTGAACTGTGGCTGGCCCGCGGCGGCGAAGCTCCCCGTGAAGTCGACCCGCCAATGCCAGGCTCCGGCGATACGGGCGCGAACGAGGGCGATCGAAATCCCCGGTCGAAGATGATGCTGAAGAAGCTCGAAGAGCCGATCGCGATGATCTTCCCGAACGAGACGCCTCTGGAGGACATTCTCAAGTACGTCAAGCAGGCCACCGACGCGCCCAACGACGATGGTCTTGAGCTCTATGTTGATCCCCAGGGACTCCAGGAGGCTGACAAGACTCTCACTTCCCCCGTCGCGCTTGAAGTCGAGGGCGTCCCCCTGCGACGAACGTTGCAACTGCTCCTGGATCAGCTCGGCCTGGTTTACTTCGTCGAGGACGGCATGGTCGTCATCACCGCCGCCGGAAGGAATTCCTACGGTCTGAAGCCAACCATGGCCAAAAGCACTCCGCTGGACGAGGAGGTTGGTCGGGCGAAGCGCGGGGAGTTGAGCACAGAGGAATTGAACGCCCTGATCGAGAAGATGAAGCTCATTCAGCAGGTGGCCGAACTCCACCATCCGACCGCCTCGCGACCGACTGAAACGCCGAAATCCCCCTGA
- a CDS encoding MFS transporter → MSDIPPDAVVDAPSPRMRRLQIATLALLMTGYTGYYFCRSNFPVCLTMIQDELATRGMTPEQAKLGLGAIITMGALAYAAGKFLGGGITDRIGGRRIFLAGMVGSIACTLLFTLGKTLPFFTAAAVGNRFVQSLGWVGVVRVVSRWFPHKRFGTVMGFVSLSYLFGDALSRKFMKLLLERGFAWREIYYTTAGVLAALFVVNLLLLRESPADAGEIEPEPNPDNLFAAEGGAVSTGLGDVLGTLLRSRVFVYACLLSIGLTLLRETFQNWTPTYFQEDLGLSVAEAADRSAWFPFFGGVSVLLVGFLSDRLGRGGRALVILGGLLAAASALLLLAMKVPHGSAFGPAAVVALIGFLIVGPYSFPAGAVALDFGGKKGAAAAAGIIDGVSYIGAMLSGWLMAKISDTFGWSGAFALLAAVALATAYVALLFYWDQRRKATA, encoded by the coding sequence ATGAGCGATATCCCGCCCGACGCCGTCGTCGACGCCCCATCGCCCCGCATGCGACGCTTGCAGATCGCGACGCTCGCGCTGTTGATGACCGGCTACACAGGCTATTACTTCTGCCGGTCCAATTTCCCCGTCTGCCTGACAATGATTCAGGACGAGCTGGCGACGCGCGGGATGACCCCGGAACAGGCGAAGCTGGGACTCGGCGCGATCATCACGATGGGGGCGCTGGCCTACGCCGCGGGCAAGTTCCTGGGAGGCGGGATCACCGACCGGATCGGCGGCAGGCGGATCTTCCTGGCCGGGATGGTCGGCTCGATAGCCTGTACGCTGCTGTTCACGCTGGGGAAGACGCTGCCGTTCTTCACGGCCGCCGCGGTGGGGAATCGATTCGTCCAGTCGCTGGGCTGGGTGGGGGTCGTCCGAGTCGTCTCCCGCTGGTTCCCACACAAACGGTTCGGCACGGTGATGGGGTTCGTCAGCCTGAGCTACCTGTTTGGCGACGCGCTCTCGCGCAAGTTCATGAAGCTCTTGCTGGAGCGCGGCTTCGCATGGCGCGAGATCTATTACACGACGGCCGGCGTGCTAGCCGCCCTGTTCGTCGTCAACCTTCTACTGCTCCGAGAAAGCCCGGCCGACGCCGGCGAGATCGAACCCGAGCCCAATCCGGACAACCTCTTCGCAGCTGAGGGGGGAGCGGTCTCGACGGGGCTTGGCGACGTGCTGGGAACTCTCCTTCGGAGCCGGGTCTTCGTCTACGCCTGCCTGCTCTCGATCGGCCTGACCCTGTTGCGCGAGACCTTCCAGAACTGGACGCCGACCTACTTTCAGGAGGACCTTGGCCTCTCTGTCGCCGAAGCGGCCGACCGCAGCGCGTGGTTCCCGTTCTTCGGCGGGGTGTCGGTTTTGCTGGTGGGCTTCCTCAGTGATCGACTGGGCCGAGGCGGGCGGGCGCTGGTAATCCTCGGCGGGCTGCTTGCCGCGGCGAGCGCCCTCCTCCTCCTGGCGATGAAGGTTCCCCACGGTTCGGCGTTCGGACCCGCGGCGGTCGTCGCGTTGATCGGCTTTTTGATCGTCGGTCCGTATTCATTCCCGGCGGGAGCGGTTGCGCTCGACTTCGGCGGCAAGAAGGGGGCGGCGGCGGCGGCCGGCATCATCGACGGCGTCAGCTACATCGGAGCGATGCTCTCCGGCTGGCTGATGGCCAAGATCTCCGACACGTTCGGCTGGTCGGGCGCGTTCGCTTTGCTGGCGGCGGTGGCGCTGGCGACGGCTTACGTCGCCCTGCTGTTCTACTGGGACCAAAGACGCAAGGCGACGGCCTAA
- a CDS encoding RNA polymerase sigma factor has protein sequence MVDASDRRNLEAASTGDREACAALVTLYGPLALGVCRRVLGAGVDADSVFQTVFLDFLKRGPRLSRRVDPALWLHRSACRAARRARGGASAEATVDSRSRGRLDLRRMIDDDIDDLWRARGPVILCALMNLSPEKAAERLGLSIDQVERRLDRGFGVIDARLRRRVERAAPGTIAPFLSWQDLGDVPVPSSLFEEILHAAAKGVRTRWSAAFAADSSEELNPPRVAVTAISRLRSFTTSSILVVGMGAGASYAALMGPEALKAGVAERQVEVATPAPSVQTSGVAGARIAIIARLNEPFSLKTAEPIQLDEFLDRVREATQTPEGVLLIHVDLAGLKRVGASLSSPVALDTNGATLGETLRRTLAQAGLAYEVDGGRLVVTAAKPEPEEFLKELSAADARKLKEKLRLLGHFDPSIAFSRDR, from the coding sequence ATGGTCGATGCAAGCGATCGACGAAACCTGGAAGCCGCCTCGACCGGGGATCGAGAAGCCTGCGCGGCCCTGGTCACGCTCTATGGGCCGCTCGCCCTGGGCGTCTGTCGCCGAGTCCTCGGCGCTGGGGTCGACGCCGACTCGGTGTTTCAGACGGTCTTTCTGGACTTCCTGAAGCGTGGTCCTCGACTAAGTCGTCGCGTCGATCCAGCCCTCTGGCTGCACCGTTCCGCCTGTCGAGCCGCCCGGCGGGCTCGGGGCGGGGCCAGCGCCGAAGCCACGGTCGATTCACGATCCCGGGGGAGACTGGACCTAAGGCGGATGATCGACGACGACATCGACGACCTCTGGCGTGCGCGTGGCCCCGTGATCCTCTGCGCTCTGATGAACCTTTCGCCGGAGAAAGCCGCCGAGCGGTTGGGATTGTCGATCGATCAGGTCGAGCGTCGGCTGGACCGAGGCTTCGGCGTGATCGACGCCCGTCTCCGCCGCCGGGTTGAACGTGCCGCGCCGGGGACGATCGCTCCGTTCCTCTCATGGCAGGACCTCGGCGACGTTCCGGTTCCATCATCGCTGTTCGAGGAGATCCTCCACGCTGCGGCGAAAGGCGTCCGAACCCGATGGTCGGCCGCTTTCGCTGCGGACTCGTCCGAAGAATTGAACCCGCCGAGAGTCGCCGTGACGGCTATCTCGCGACTTCGAAGCTTCACGACCTCGAGCATCCTGGTCGTCGGCATGGGAGCGGGGGCCAGCTACGCCGCGCTCATGGGGCCTGAGGCCCTGAAGGCCGGGGTCGCCGAGCGACAGGTCGAGGTCGCAACTCCGGCCCCCTCGGTTCAGACCTCAGGCGTCGCTGGGGCAAGGATCGCGATCATCGCCAGACTCAACGAACCGTTCTCCCTCAAGACCGCCGAGCCGATCCAGCTTGACGAATTCCTGGATCGAGTCCGCGAGGCGACTCAAACGCCTGAGGGCGTCCTCCTGATCCACGTCGACCTGGCGGGCCTAAAGCGAGTCGGGGCCTCGCTTTCCTCGCCCGTCGCGCTGGACACCAACGGTGCGACGCTCGGCGAGACCCTCCGGCGCACTCTGGCGCAGGCGGGCCTGGCCTATGAGGTCGACGGCGGACGACTCGTCGTCACCGCCGCCAAACCGGAGCCTGAGGAATTCTTGAAGGAACTCAGTGCCGCGGACGCACGAAAGCTTAAGGAGAAGCTGCGCCTCCTGGGTCACTTCGATCCGTCCATCGCCTTCAGCCGAGACCGTTGA
- a CDS encoding response regulator — MMDTTSPTAIGFAGDLTDPWVEGIAQALSGLAVVPCEQYGAELPCRAFQAVGGSRGILILHRSRLSAADVSQLEELRRGLGVENWPRIVLCVSPYVRYAEIERCAGLVEIVTPEATAAETLPRQIERMLKTPGVASRTAREASPVEVVSTDYELRQVLCEACTRAGYRASDSAELLADPVDGRRLTVWDVPVLEPRWEERLERRSKQGPVLALLGFADRTAVTHAREAGASACLDLPCAMDDLIDAVDRMAREETLRPRAQTAHATPPPPSRSYRGRLAIAERHAAAE; from the coding sequence ATGATGGACACGACCTCTCCGACGGCGATCGGCTTCGCGGGCGACCTGACCGACCCCTGGGTCGAGGGGATCGCCCAGGCGCTTTCCGGTCTCGCTGTCGTCCCCTGCGAGCAATATGGGGCGGAGTTGCCTTGTCGGGCCTTTCAGGCCGTGGGAGGGTCGAGGGGGATCCTGATCCTCCACCGCTCGCGATTGTCCGCCGCCGACGTTTCCCAGTTGGAAGAGCTTCGCCGCGGGCTCGGCGTGGAGAACTGGCCTCGGATCGTCCTGTGCGTCAGCCCGTACGTTCGGTATGCGGAGATCGAGCGCTGCGCCGGGCTGGTGGAAATCGTGACGCCGGAGGCCACGGCCGCTGAGACGCTTCCCCGGCAGATCGAGCGAATGCTGAAGACACCGGGCGTCGCGAGCCGGACGGCGCGAGAGGCCTCGCCCGTGGAAGTGGTCAGCACGGACTATGAGCTTCGGCAGGTGCTCTGCGAGGCCTGCACGCGGGCGGGCTATCGGGCGTCCGACTCGGCCGAACTCCTGGCCGACCCTGTTGACGGCCGCCGGCTGACCGTCTGGGACGTCCCCGTCCTGGAGCCTCGCTGGGAGGAACGGCTGGAGCGTCGCAGCAAACAGGGGCCGGTCCTGGCGCTGCTCGGCTTCGCCGATCGCACGGCGGTGACGCACGCCCGAGAGGCTGGGGCTTCCGCCTGCCTGGATCTCCCCTGCGCCATGGACGATCTGATCGACGCCGTGGATCGGATGGCTCGGGAGGAGACGCTCCGCCCGCGAGCCCAGACGGCCCATGCAACCCCGCCGCCGCCGTCGCGCTCGTATCGCGGTCGACTGGCCATCGCGGAACGACACGCGGCAGCCGAGTAG